The genome window GAACACACCGGAAGCAACATCCTTCTCAATCTGTTCGATCTCATGCGGACTCCAGCGCGTGACGAGGCGCATGTAAATACCCATTGCAGAATCCGGCACAGACATCAACTTGCCGAACATGTCCTGCGCACCTGTATTGATCGGCACTATGTTGCCTGTGGATTTGGACATCCGCTGCACGCCGTCCGTGCCGGGCAAAATTCCTGTGATGATTCCGACCAGCGGTTTTTGTCCCTGTGATTCCTGCAATTTGCGACCGGCAACGATGATATTGAACAACTGGTCCGAACCGCCCACCTGAACATCCGTCTGCATGGCAACCGCATCATAGCCCTGCATCAACGCGTAGAACGTTTCATGCAGATAGATCGGTTCGCCTTTCTCCAGGCGGTTGGAAAAGTTATCCCGCGCCAAAAATTGCTGCACGGTAAAGTTCTGGCCGAGACGGATCAAATCTACAAGCGATAGCTCGGAGAGCCACTCGCCGTTGTAACGGACCTTCGTCTTCTCAGGAGCCAGCACACGGAATGCCTGGTCGGCGTAGGTCCTGGAATTTTCAATAACCTGTTCCTCGGTCAGGATCGGGCGCGCCTTGTTTTTATCCGACGGATCGCCCACCAGCGCGGTATAACTTCCAATAAGGAAGGTCACCTCATGCCCCAAATCCTGAAACTGGCGCAGCTTACGCATAGAAATGGTATGTCCCAGATGCAAATCCGTGGAGGTGGGGTCGTATCCGCAATAGACCCGCAAGGGACGATTCTCTTTTTGGGCAAGTATTAAACGCTCGCGCAATTCAGCCGTCATGGCTTTCTTGAGTTCATCATCGCCATATTCCGTGCCTTGCATTAATAATTCAACCTGCTCTTGGATGTTCATACCTTCTCCTGATACCCAACCGATTTAATAACCGGGGTTTTTGCATAAAATCACAAATAAAAACGCGCCCGCGATAGTGAAGGGCGCGTTGATAGCACACTACCGCAGAATATTAAGGGGCAGTGTCAAAATAGTATTTGCAGGATCGGAACTCGCCGGACATGCCGCTATTATACAACAGGATGATTACTGCGACAAATCGAACGAAAAACTCCAGGGGCCATTCACGGTATAGAACTCATCGCTATACACAACCTGCTCCGCCTGCTCCTGGGTCATCTCGGGCGGGATGCTGATGATCTGGAGCGTGAGCACGCCATTCACATCCACACAATCCAGCACAATGCCAATGCCTCGGTCCAGCATGGACTGCTGTATCTTGGGCATGTAGACGGAGCAATATTCGCCCTCGCGCGGTGTTGTTGCGATCGAATAAATCACTATGGTTGCGTTGGAAAGATCGGCATCGGGCGGGACCACAAAGGTCAAGGTGTCACAACGCAATCCTGTTTGACCCTCGGACGGCTCCTGCAGACTCACCAGTGTCGTACCATATTCCTGCAGCACCGTCTCACCATATGTCAAACTCGCAGACCAGATGGACCAGTCAGATGTGTCGGGCAGGGTGAAACAAACATCTGCGTTTACACTTTTTCCCTCCACTGAGGCGCGCTCCATGCGGACTTCGATTCCGCTTGCTGATTGATTCGGTGCAGCCAACTCCACTTGTGCGCTTGGATATGACGGGTCAATATAGGCGGTGGCAGTGGGAAGGAACTGCGGCAGGACAACCTGCTCCTGCGCGGCAGGCGCACATGCAGCGATAAAGACCAACAACATTGGGATGAATTTCTTCATGGGTATCTTTTCTCCTTTGACATTAAGCTAGCAAATCGGTCAGCGCCTCACGCGGACCTGGGAACCGAAAGTGGTACCCAGACTCGGTCAGCCGTTTCGGCTGGGAAAACCTGCCTTCCAAGATCAAGACGCTCATTTCCCCTAAAAAGGCCCTCAACAGGAAGGCTGGGGTTGGAAACCAATATGGGCGACGGATCACACTTGCAAGCATGCGGTTGAATTCCGCATTGGATGTGGGCACGGGTGCAATGAGATTATGCGCTCCACGTGCGTTTTCATCTTCGGTCAAATGACGAACTGCCTCCACCCAATCCGTGATGTGTATCCATGGCATGGAATGCTGGCCTGAGCCGAACGGTCCCCCAACAAATAATCTGATCGGAAGCGCCATTAACCCAAGCAATCCGCCGTCTTTGGAAAGTACAACCGCAGAGCGCAGAACGATACGGCGTACGCCCAGGCCCTCGACCGATTTTGTTGCCATTTCCTCCTTGACCGCGAGCTGGGCGAGGAAGTCATCTGCAGGCTGGGTTGATTCGTCGGCGAGGTCGCCGCGCAAGCCGTAGTAGTTTATTCCGGATTGCTGGATGAAAATGCCCGGGCGGCGGGTCGCTTTTTCGATTGCCTCAGCAAGCGCGAGGCCGGGCAGGACGCGGGAGTCGTGGAAGTCACGTTTTGTGGCGGCAGTCCAAGGCCAGGAGGCAAGCGTCCTCCCTGCGAGGTGAATGACCACATCCATTTCAGTGACGAGGTCTCCCCAGCCATCCGTTGTTTTCGCATCCCATTTCACAACCTGTACGCCATCCATGACGCGGGAACCGCGTGTGAGGATGAAAACCTCGTGCCCGCCGGCAAGAAAGGATCTTGTCAGCGCCCGCCCCAGAAAACCCGAGCCGCCTGCAATCATGATATTCATTTCAAATGCTCCTGCATCGATTCGCACTTTTGATGCTTTTACGTATTTAATCAAGTGGATGTATAATCACGCAGATTGCCGAGCAACCATGCATGAACCCGTATTGGTACTCAATGCTAATTTTGAGCCGATCCACATATGCTCAACAAGGCGGGCTGTCGGTCTGATCCTTGCAGGCAAAGCTGGCATGATCGTGAACGGCCGCGGGCATATCCGTACAGTATCGCAGTTGCTTCCGCGCCCTTCCGTCATTCGGCTGGAAAGCCAGGTTCACCGGCCGCGGCCGCGCGTCAAATTATCGCGCCGCGAAATATTCCGCCGCGATAATTATACCTGCCAGTACTGCGGCAAACATGAGGGAAGTTTAACAGTGGACCATGTCGTCCCGCGCCATATGGGTGGACAGCATGTCTGGACCAACCTGGTGGCGGCTTGTTCCTACTGTAATCACCGCAAGGGCGGGCGCAGGGTGGAGGAAGCGCACATGCGCCTCATGCACATTCCCAAGGAACCGCCGGCAAACGCAGCCTACATCTTTGGCAAGCTCATGAACGAGAATGGCGAATGGGAGCCTTATATTTCAGGCTGGTAAAAACCGCCCTATTCTCCGCTTCCGTTTTTTCCAACCCCTCTCCCATGCTGCGAGAGGGGAATTCATTTACTGAAATCCAACGTCATAAAATCCTTTGCGAGGGTAATTTCTCCAGGGAAAGTGGTCTGCGCTTCCGCAACCAGGTCGCCGTTGGCAAATTTCCCCGTTGGGTAATGGATGAGATACAACCTGCCCACTTCCGCCTTTTTGGCGATCTCGCCCGCCTGCTTCGCGGAGGAATGTCCGGGCGCCTCCCCTGTTGCTTCGTGGATCAATACGTCCGCACCCGCGCTGAGGCGCAGCACTTCGTCGCAGGGTTCCGTGTCACACGAATACACCATCACTTTTTGGCTGTGCGGAAATTCGATCCGCAGGCCGATATTGGGGATCATGTGATGAACAGGTGAAGCGTGGACCTTGAAGTCCGGACATTCCAGCACCGGGGTCATCTCACTGGCCGGCAGGCGATAAAACACAACGGGGAAAAAATTGGGCCATTCCGACCAGTTGTAAAATCCCATCAGCCCTTCGACGCGATCCAGGGTGTAATGCAAGCCGTAAATATTGAGCGGTTTCCGCCTGCCCATCAACCACATATCCATCAGCAGGAGGGGGATCCCCGAGGCATGGTCCGGGTGAAAGTGGGTCACGATCATATCGGTCAGATCATTGAAGTCCAGCCCCGCTTCCTCCAAACGGAGAATAGAGTTGCTGACCGAATCGACCAGCAGCATGCGGTCCTTCCCCACAATGACCATGTGCGTGTTCTCGCTCTCCCTTGTAGGAATGGCGTTCGAGGCACCGAGGATGATCACCTTGGACATGGTCTTATCTTAACCGAATTTCCCGCTGTTGAAAATCGCAATTACATCCCATTTACCTCAGCGCATTCAGTAAAATACCGGGCGTAACATGGGCCTCGATCACCGCCGCAATCGCCAGCAGGGGAATCACCAGTCCAATGAATATCTTTGTCCAATCCGCGAACAACTCAAGGATCACCTCCCCCATGGACTTCCCCGTCTGCGGTGTTACGATGGCAACGCCCATGTGAAGCACCGCTGCGCTTCCGATCATTAATGCAGGAAGTTCAAAAATTCCATGCGGAAGGACGCCTGCCAGAAACAGCGGCAGGGCTTGAAGATCCAGTAATTCGAACAGGGCATACAGCCCGCCGATCAAACCGATATTCAGCATGTAAAACAAAACGCCCAGAACGCTGAAAGAGAACAATCCCGCCAGAAAAATGACAACCATGGCACGTGTATTGTTGACGAACAAAAAGGGTGCACTAATACCCTGGCTCAGGTTTGCCAGCTCCGGCAGCTCGCGGACGCGTTCTTCAACCAGTTCCAAATCCTCCGGCGATGCCAGGGCAATGGTCTCCGAAACATTGACCATGATCCAGTCGTAGCCCATCCACAGGCTGACGCCGGCGATCAGAAAAACAAAAAATACCGCGGGCAATATCCGCCGAAACGCCAGGCCAAGCACATTACGGTACCATCCTCCCAACGACCGCGCGCCGCCAAAAAAATTGGACCAGAAGGTGCGCCACATCCAGTGCAGGTTGATCGCATCGATTTCACGCCCGAGCAAATATTCGCGCTGGAAATGGGCAATGCCAACGCGGATCAACAACAAGGCAATGATCATCACGCCCGCAATGGCCAGCCAGAGCACCTGCTCATTACCCCAGAACAACATCACCGCCTCGCCCTGCATCAAAATGGCGACAGGGATCACAATGAAGGAAGCCAGCAGATTCGCCGCCTTCACAGAGGTGGATTGTACCGAGATCACAATCGCGGCACTCACCATCAGCGTGGCATGCGCCGTTGTAAGCAATATTAACTGCACCATGACGGACAAGGGGGGCATGGCAAGCCCCTGGCGCGAGATCATCACCATATAGATGGCAATCGAAATATAACTGGCAACCAGCGGCGTCGCCACACCCACCAGCAGTTTGCCAAAATACAACTGCCAGTCATCCAGGGGGGCACTCAACAGGGGCTCGATCGTGCCGCGTTCCTTCTCCCCCACAAAAGACTCCAGCGCAACCACCAGTGAAACCGTGATCGGAAAAAAACCGATGATCATGATCGAGAACGGCACAAGTCTTTCAAGGATCAGATCCGCATTGTATTGATTCAAAAAATCGACCGTTTGTTTTGCGAACTGGTTCATCAAAAACGGGAAACACAAAACAAGGATCGTCATCGGCATCAGCACCCGCCAGTCACGGAACTGATCGCGTAATTCACGTCCAGCCACCAGCCAGACAAGTCTAAGTTTATTGAACATGCTCACGTCCCTTTGCTTCCGCCATCACCTTGAGATACACCTGCTCCAGCGTGCGCGCCTGCTCCTGGAACGCCATGACAGACGCAGAACTGGATGACAACGACCTCAGGATGCGGGGGTTTGATTCCTGCGGGCGCTTCACGCGGACCTTCAAACTGGTCGGCGTTTGCGAGAGCATTTCCACATCCTTGGGTAGTTCAAACCCG of Anaerolineales bacterium contains these proteins:
- the tyrS gene encoding tyrosine--tRNA ligase, translating into MNIQEQVELLMQGTEYGDDELKKAMTAELRERLILAQKENRPLRVYCGYDPTSTDLHLGHTISMRKLRQFQDLGHEVTFLIGSYTALVGDPSDKNKARPILTEEQVIENSRTYADQAFRVLAPEKTKVRYNGEWLSELSLVDLIRLGQNFTVQQFLARDNFSNRLEKGEPIYLHETFYALMQGYDAVAMQTDVQVGGSDQLFNIIVAGRKLQESQGQKPLVGIITGILPGTDGVQRMSKSTGNIVPINTGAQDMFGKLMSVPDSAMGIYMRLVTRWSPHEIEQIEKDVASGVFHPRDAKMKMADEITSIFYGDDAAKVARENFIKTFQQKEIPDEMPEFDLQPGQTVLDVILAAKLAESKSKARALIDQKGVRLDGNVLERGDAVFPHPGVLQVGKRRFLRVK
- a CDS encoding TIGR01777 family oxidoreductase, with amino-acid sequence MNIMIAGGSGFLGRALTRSFLAGGHEVFILTRGSRVMDGVQVVKWDAKTTDGWGDLVTEMDVVIHLAGRTLASWPWTAATKRDFHDSRVLPGLALAEAIEKATRRPGIFIQQSGINYYGLRGDLADESTQPADDFLAQLAVKEEMATKSVEGLGVRRIVLRSAVVLSKDGGLLGLMALPIRLFVGGPFGSGQHSMPWIHITDWVEAVRHLTEDENARGAHNLIAPVPTSNAEFNRMLASVIRRPYWFPTPAFLLRAFLGEMSVLILEGRFSQPKRLTESGYHFRFPGPREALTDLLA
- a CDS encoding HNH endonuclease, encoding MHEPVLVLNANFEPIHICSTRRAVGLILAGKAGMIVNGRGHIRTVSQLLPRPSVIRLESQVHRPRPRVKLSRREIFRRDNYTCQYCGKHEGSLTVDHVVPRHMGGQHVWTNLVAACSYCNHRKGGRRVEEAHMRLMHIPKEPPANAAYIFGKLMNENGEWEPYISGW
- a CDS encoding MBL fold metallo-hydrolase, producing the protein MSKVIILGASNAIPTRESENTHMVIVGKDRMLLVDSVSNSILRLEEAGLDFNDLTDMIVTHFHPDHASGIPLLLMDMWLMGRRKPLNIYGLHYTLDRVEGLMGFYNWSEWPNFFPVVFYRLPASEMTPVLECPDFKVHASPVHHMIPNIGLRIEFPHSQKVMVYSCDTEPCDEVLRLSAGADVLIHEATGEAPGHSSAKQAGEIAKKAEVGRLYLIHYPTGKFANGDLVAEAQTTFPGEITLAKDFMTLDFSK
- a CDS encoding stage II sporulation protein M, producing MFNKLRLVWLVAGRELRDQFRDWRVLMPMTILVLCFPFLMNQFAKQTVDFLNQYNADLILERLVPFSIMIIGFFPITVSLVVALESFVGEKERGTIEPLLSAPLDDWQLYFGKLLVGVATPLVASYISIAIYMVMISRQGLAMPPLSVMVQLILLTTAHATLMVSAAIVISVQSTSVKAANLLASFIVIPVAILMQGEAVMLFWGNEQVLWLAIAGVMIIALLLIRVGIAHFQREYLLGREIDAINLHWMWRTFWSNFFGGARSLGGWYRNVLGLAFRRILPAVFFVFLIAGVSLWMGYDWIMVNVSETIALASPEDLELVEERVRELPELANLSQGISAPFLFVNNTRAMVVIFLAGLFSFSVLGVLFYMLNIGLIGGLYALFELLDLQALPLFLAGVLPHGIFELPALMIGSAAVLHMGVAIVTPQTGKSMGEVILELFADWTKIFIGLVIPLLAIAAVIEAHVTPGILLNALR